The proteins below are encoded in one region of Paraburkholderia aromaticivorans:
- a CDS encoding patatin-like phospholipase family protein, with amino-acid sequence MATKKDIPTIGLALQGGGAHAAFTWGVLDRLLDEVERGTLSILAISGASGGALNAAACTYGLSRSPTDAKRALEQLWTLVGAASKWQPFYNFPTSLLKSPERWNVDLNPVVLAQSMLEPLSSPYAMPWLTNSIGSIMETVIPDFGVVNHPKDGVPQLYVAATNVNLTALRIFGPGEISAKALMASACFPTLFEAVKIDGEFYWDGGYMANPALAPLVEWADDILSVLIDPLCTKHGPPERPSEINNRINEVSFGASWVTEVRQIQLINELASENPGLVHHGKPYTPKRFHVIRADRFMDEIGAASKNTPSIEFFRALRQAGHAAADTWVRDCLPSVGKTSTFDLDKLVKSRVKGTPAAMHTVQQAEGKTL; translated from the coding sequence ATGGCAACGAAAAAAGACATTCCCACGATCGGTCTCGCCCTCCAGGGCGGTGGCGCGCACGCGGCGTTCACGTGGGGCGTGCTCGACCGCCTGCTCGACGAAGTCGAGCGCGGCACACTGTCGATTCTCGCGATCAGCGGCGCGAGCGGCGGAGCGCTCAACGCCGCGGCCTGCACCTACGGGCTGAGCCGAAGTCCGACCGATGCCAAACGGGCACTCGAACAACTATGGACGCTGGTCGGCGCCGCGTCGAAATGGCAGCCGTTCTACAACTTCCCCACGAGCCTTCTGAAGTCTCCCGAGCGCTGGAATGTGGATCTCAATCCGGTGGTGCTCGCCCAAAGCATGCTGGAGCCGTTAAGCTCTCCGTATGCAATGCCGTGGCTGACCAATTCCATCGGCTCCATCATGGAAACGGTGATTCCGGATTTCGGGGTCGTCAATCACCCGAAAGACGGCGTGCCCCAACTCTACGTGGCCGCGACCAACGTCAACCTGACCGCGTTGCGTATCTTCGGTCCAGGCGAAATTTCGGCGAAGGCGCTGATGGCCTCCGCATGCTTTCCCACGCTCTTCGAGGCGGTGAAAATCGATGGCGAGTTCTATTGGGACGGCGGCTACATGGCCAATCCGGCGCTCGCGCCGCTCGTCGAGTGGGCTGATGACATTCTGAGCGTTCTCATCGATCCGCTCTGTACGAAGCATGGGCCGCCTGAACGCCCCAGCGAGATCAACAACCGGATCAACGAAGTCAGCTTCGGCGCGTCGTGGGTCACGGAGGTCCGTCAGATCCAGTTGATCAACGAACTCGCTTCTGAAAACCCTGGCCTCGTCCACCACGGAAAACCGTACACGCCCAAGCGCTTTCACGTGATTCGCGCCGACCGCTTCATGGACGAGATCGGCGCCGCATCGAAGAACACGCCCTCCATCGAATTTTTCCGCGCCTTGCGCCAGGCGGGCCATGCCGCGGCCGACACATGGGTGCGCGATTGCCTGCCGAGCGTCGGCAAGACTTCCACTTTCGATCTCGACAAGCTCGTGAAGAGCCGGGTCAAAGGAACGCCCGCCGCCATGCACACCGTTCAGCAGGCCGAGGGGAAAACGCTTTGA
- a CDS encoding TetR/AcrR family transcriptional regulator, which translates to MKQSGDSKQSAKKAGEVCSRGRPREFDTDTVLASASQVFWNHGYHATSIDDLCKATGLLRGSLYGVFGDKHGIMLAALDHYAEGSVARLAERLNAPVPPEEALRNALLHYARVACALTGERSCLITNTTLEMQPGDEELRSRVAAIQRRMATLLAASVIRGQASGAFNSTLDEKAVGDFLLCVMQGLRVLGRVAHNEDALTGIVDVALRALV; encoded by the coding sequence ATGAAGCAATCAGGCGATTCGAAACAATCCGCGAAGAAAGCCGGCGAGGTCTGCTCTCGGGGCCGGCCGCGCGAGTTCGACACGGACACGGTATTGGCAAGCGCGAGCCAGGTGTTCTGGAACCACGGCTACCACGCCACGTCGATCGACGACCTGTGCAAAGCCACCGGCCTGTTGCGCGGTAGTCTCTACGGCGTGTTCGGCGACAAGCACGGCATCATGCTGGCCGCGCTGGATCACTACGCGGAAGGTTCGGTCGCGCGGCTCGCCGAGCGGCTGAACGCCCCGGTGCCGCCGGAAGAGGCGCTGCGCAACGCTTTGCTGCATTACGCGCGGGTCGCGTGCGCGCTGACCGGCGAACGCAGTTGTCTCATCACCAACACCACGCTGGAGATGCAGCCGGGCGACGAAGAACTGCGCTCCCGCGTTGCCGCGATTCAGCGCCGCATGGCCACGCTGCTGGCGGCGTCGGTGATACGTGGTCAGGCGAGCGGCGCCTTCAACTCCACGCTCGACGAAAAAGCCGTCGGCGATTTTCTGCTCTGTGTCATGCAAGGTCTGCGCGTACTGGGGCGGGTCGCCCATAACGAAGACGCGCTGACCGGAATCGTGGACGTCGCCTTGCGCGCGCTCGTCTAA
- a CDS encoding MFS transporter: protein MNSEAIKSAPAAFVGPQGAAASAVTCPGPAAASLATDAATSIDKSQPRFERQGLALAVLFVGAFLAPLDYFIVNLALPSIHTGLNATDAQLQLVVSAYASAYAVLLITGGRLGDLFGRRRMFMTGMAAFVVASALCGFATSGHMLVISRIVQGIAAAVMAPQVLATIRAVVPLHQQTKVMSLYGFVFGLSSIVGQLGGGALITYHPFGLDWRIIFLINIPIGIAAFIGTWKFVPENQPAARTGIDVKGVALLSAVQLLVIYPMTHGREAGWPAWTFVMFALAVPAFALFVMTEQRVERGGGHPLVDLQLFRNRAFALGLVLAFLFYCNSAFFLTYGIFLQTGLHWTPLASGMAIMPFAIGFVVGPLTSPAVVKRIGGHVLTLGFSMMTVGFTVTGWSATQSATPDLLFYCGLVCAGVGHGLLLPSIMRIVLLEVVPEKAGLASGVVSSTLQIGSAFGTAAISGAFFGAIGGRAAPGDYAHAFQISLAINALLMFVCIGLSVLLVRHQQLALRRPAQPV, encoded by the coding sequence ATGAACAGTGAAGCGATCAAGTCCGCTCCGGCGGCATTCGTTGGACCCCAAGGCGCCGCAGCCTCAGCGGTGACCTGTCCTGGCCCCGCGGCCGCGAGCCTGGCAACGGACGCGGCAACATCGATCGACAAGTCCCAGCCGCGCTTCGAACGGCAAGGGCTTGCGCTGGCGGTGCTATTCGTCGGCGCCTTCCTCGCGCCGCTCGACTACTTCATCGTCAATCTCGCGCTGCCCTCGATTCACACCGGCCTGAACGCCACCGACGCGCAATTGCAACTCGTCGTCTCCGCCTATGCGTCGGCGTACGCGGTGCTGTTGATCACGGGCGGGCGGCTCGGCGATCTGTTCGGCCGCCGCCGCATGTTCATGACGGGCATGGCGGCGTTCGTGGTCGCCTCGGCGCTGTGCGGCTTCGCGACCAGCGGGCACATGCTGGTGATCTCGCGGATCGTGCAGGGCATCGCCGCCGCCGTCATGGCGCCGCAAGTGCTCGCGACGATTCGCGCGGTCGTGCCGCTGCATCAGCAGACCAAGGTGATGAGCCTGTATGGCTTCGTGTTCGGCTTGTCGTCGATCGTCGGCCAGTTGGGCGGCGGCGCGCTGATCACGTATCACCCGTTCGGGCTCGACTGGCGCATCATTTTCCTGATCAACATTCCGATTGGCATTGCGGCGTTTATCGGCACGTGGAAGTTCGTACCGGAGAATCAGCCGGCCGCCCGCACCGGCATCGACGTGAAGGGCGTGGCGCTGCTGTCCGCCGTGCAGCTGCTGGTCATCTACCCGATGACGCACGGCCGCGAAGCCGGCTGGCCGGCGTGGACCTTCGTGATGTTCGCGCTTGCCGTGCCGGCGTTCGCGCTCTTCGTGATGACCGAGCAGCGCGTCGAGCGCGGCGGCGGCCATCCGCTGGTGGACCTGCAATTGTTCCGCAACCGGGCCTTCGCGCTGGGTCTCGTGCTCGCGTTCCTGTTCTACTGCAATAGCGCGTTTTTCCTGACCTACGGGATCTTCCTGCAAACCGGTTTGCACTGGACGCCGCTCGCCTCGGGCATGGCGATCATGCCGTTCGCGATCGGTTTCGTCGTCGGGCCGCTGACCTCGCCGGCGGTGGTCAAGCGCATCGGCGGCCATGTGCTCACGCTCGGTTTTTCGATGATGACAGTCGGCTTTACGGTCACGGGCTGGTCCGCCACCCAGTCGGCCACGCCGGATCTGCTGTTCTATTGCGGGCTGGTGTGCGCAGGCGTCGGTCATGGCCTGCTGCTGCCGTCGATCATGCGCATCGTGTTGCTGGAGGTCGTACCGGAGAAGGCCGGGCTTGCTTCGGGCGTGGTGTCGTCGACGCTGCAGATCGGCTCGGCGTTCGGCACGGCAGCCATCAGCGGTGCGTTCTTCGGCGCGATCGGCGGCCGCGCGGCACCGGGCGACTACGCGCACGCGTTCCAGATCAGCCTCGCGATCAACGCGCTGCTGATGTTCGTGTGCATCGGCTTGAGCGTGCTGCTCGTGCGGCACCAGCAACTCGCGCTGCGCCGCCCGGCGCAGCCGGTTTGA
- a CDS encoding YodC family protein: MLTATIDAFQTPLTAQFNTGDVVTLKEGGSRMTVTYAGPVALNPGDWLICEWFDEHGELRREMFSPTSVRVEPRSIPAGSVLWNRMSRAA; the protein is encoded by the coding sequence ATGCTGACCGCTACCATTGACGCATTCCAGACACCGCTCACCGCCCAGTTCAATACCGGCGACGTCGTCACGCTGAAGGAAGGGGGCTCGCGCATGACGGTAACCTACGCAGGCCCCGTGGCGCTCAATCCCGGCGACTGGCTGATTTGCGAATGGTTCGATGAACACGGCGAACTGCGCCGCGAGATGTTTTCACCCACCAGCGTACGCGTCGAACCGCGCTCGATTCCCGCCGGTTCCGTGCTGTGGAACCGCATGAGCCGCGCGGCCTAA
- a CDS encoding superinfection immunity protein, with the protein MGGNVVVQAIAAVLALALYFLPAVLADRRKRHDVLTLALFNACLGWTVFGWLLALYWSLQPNPPKNIAGEVVETRKLVRMRAFSSALLVRVQRRTSARDRSDK; encoded by the coding sequence ATGGGGGGCAACGTCGTCGTGCAGGCCATCGCCGCGGTGCTGGCGCTGGCGCTCTATTTTTTGCCGGCCGTACTGGCGGACCGGCGCAAGCGTCATGACGTGCTGACGCTGGCGCTCTTCAACGCCTGTCTCGGCTGGACCGTGTTCGGCTGGCTGCTCGCGCTCTACTGGTCGTTGCAACCGAACCCGCCAAAGAACATCGCGGGCGAGGTCGTGGAGACGCGCAAGCTCGTGAGGATGCGAGCGTTTTCGTCCGCGCTGCTGGTGCGCGTGCAACGACGCACAAGCGCGCGGGATCGCTCGGACAAGTAA
- a CDS encoding M20 family metallopeptidase, whose translation MISDDTQQTQRINPETLREFVDRKWNDEIVPALTDYIAVPAKSPAFDPEWVKHGYLERVITDAAQWAEQQPVRGLKLEIIRLPGRTPVIFFESAATRSGSEETIVLYGHLDKQPEFDGWRNDLGPWTPKLENDKLYGRGGADDGYAIYASITALAALDAQGVERPRCVGLIETCEESGSYDLLPYVDALRERLGKVGLVVCLDSGAGNYDQLWLTTSLRGLVAGDLEVQVLDEGIHSGGYGGIAPSSFRIMRQLFDRLEDSANGTLLPKGFHVEIPADRLREAEATAQILGDDVWKKLPWACGQDGRQVLPTTTDPQEALLNSTWRPSLSVTGAAGLPALADAGNVLRPRTAFKLSLRLPPMIEAEKAVAELKALLEVDPPYNARVTFKPDAGAASGWSAPDLAPWLATALNDASRQHYGADVAYMGQGGTIPLMNVLKAGFPKSQFMVCGVLGPKSNAHGPNEFLHVPYGKKLTAAVAEVIAAAP comes from the coding sequence ATGATCTCCGACGATACCCAGCAGACTCAACGCATCAACCCCGAGACGCTACGCGAATTCGTGGACCGCAAGTGGAACGACGAGATCGTGCCCGCGCTGACGGACTACATCGCGGTGCCGGCCAAGAGTCCGGCGTTCGATCCCGAGTGGGTCAAGCACGGCTATCTGGAGCGCGTGATCACCGACGCGGCGCAATGGGCCGAACAGCAGCCCGTGCGCGGCCTGAAACTTGAAATCATCCGCTTGCCGGGCCGCACGCCGGTGATCTTCTTCGAGTCGGCGGCGACGCGTTCGGGCAGCGAGGAAACCATCGTGCTGTACGGCCACCTCGACAAGCAGCCCGAGTTCGACGGCTGGCGCAACGACCTCGGACCGTGGACGCCCAAGCTCGAGAACGACAAGCTCTACGGCCGCGGCGGCGCCGACGACGGCTATGCGATCTACGCAAGCATCACCGCGCTCGCCGCGTTGGATGCGCAAGGCGTCGAGCGTCCGCGTTGCGTCGGTCTGATCGAAACCTGCGAGGAGTCGGGCAGCTACGATCTGCTGCCTTATGTCGACGCGCTGCGCGAGCGGCTCGGCAAGGTCGGTCTGGTCGTGTGCCTGGATTCGGGCGCGGGCAACTACGATCAGCTGTGGCTCACCACGTCGTTGCGCGGCCTGGTCGCCGGCGACCTCGAAGTGCAGGTGCTCGACGAAGGCATTCACTCGGGCGGTTATGGCGGCATCGCGCCGTCGAGCTTCCGCATCATGCGGCAACTGTTCGACCGTCTCGAAGACTCCGCCAACGGCACGCTGCTGCCGAAGGGTTTCCATGTCGAGATCCCCGCAGACCGTCTGCGGGAAGCGGAAGCCACCGCGCAAATTCTCGGCGACGACGTCTGGAAAAAGCTGCCGTGGGCGTGCGGCCAGGACGGCCGCCAGGTGCTGCCCACCACGACCGATCCGCAAGAGGCCTTGCTGAATTCGACGTGGCGTCCGTCGCTATCGGTGACCGGTGCGGCCGGCTTGCCCGCGTTGGCCGATGCCGGCAACGTGCTGCGTCCGCGCACGGCGTTCAAGCTGTCGCTGCGTCTGCCGCCGATGATCGAGGCGGAGAAGGCCGTCGCCGAACTGAAGGCGCTGCTCGAAGTCGATCCGCCGTACAACGCCCGCGTGACGTTCAAGCCGGACGCGGGCGCGGCGAGCGGCTGGAGCGCGCCCGATCTCGCCCCGTGGCTCGCCACCGCGCTCAACGACGCGTCGCGCCAGCACTACGGCGCCGACGTCGCCTATATGGGGCAGGGCGGCACCATCCCGCTGATGAACGTACTGAAGGCAGGCTTCCCGAAATCGCAGTTCATGGTGTGCGGCGTGCTCGGACCGAAGTCGAATGCGCACGGGCCGAACGAGTTCCTGCACGTGCCGTACGGCAAGAAGCTCACGGCCGCGGTTGCCGAGGTGATCGCCGCCGCGCCTTGA
- a CDS encoding malate/lactate/ureidoglycolate dehydrogenase — translation MTDNSTAQPVTPRIPADQLHAYVRAIWEQAGSTPREAELVADHLVGANLTGHDSHGVGMIPRYVASLADGELQLNLHADVVKDVGAVLTVEGGRGFGQVVAFEAMEQGIGRAKRLGICAVGLRGAHHIGRIGHWAEQCARAGLVSFHFVNVAGDPLVAPFGGADRRIGTNPFCAAYPRPGKPPLVLDFATSTVAYGKTRVAYNQGKQVQPGALIDHEGRATLEPKVMHEAPFGSLTPFGGHKGFGLAAMCEIFGGALSGGFTTHSTTLGTTNAIINCMLSVIVDPAAFDAPDAQAEADAFIDWVKASPLAASADRIYEPGEPERVTRAQREAEGIPVDAATWAQILAAALAVGMSAEEAGRWSARLQ, via the coding sequence ATGACCGATAACTCGACCGCTCAACCCGTCACGCCCCGGATTCCGGCCGATCAATTGCATGCCTATGTGAGGGCGATCTGGGAGCAGGCGGGTAGCACGCCACGCGAAGCGGAACTGGTCGCCGATCATCTGGTGGGGGCGAATCTGACGGGGCACGATTCGCATGGCGTGGGGATGATTCCGCGCTATGTGGCGTCGCTCGCCGACGGCGAGCTTCAACTGAACCTGCACGCCGACGTGGTGAAAGACGTGGGCGCCGTGCTGACTGTCGAAGGCGGCAGAGGCTTTGGCCAGGTGGTGGCGTTCGAGGCCATGGAGCAGGGCATCGGGCGCGCCAAACGCCTCGGCATCTGCGCGGTCGGCTTGCGTGGCGCGCATCACATCGGGCGCATCGGTCATTGGGCCGAACAGTGCGCGCGTGCGGGTCTCGTGTCGTTCCACTTCGTCAACGTGGCGGGCGATCCGCTCGTCGCGCCGTTCGGCGGCGCGGACCGGCGCATCGGCACGAATCCGTTTTGCGCCGCGTATCCGCGGCCCGGCAAGCCGCCGCTCGTGCTCGACTTCGCGACCAGCACGGTGGCGTATGGCAAGACGCGCGTCGCCTATAACCAGGGCAAGCAGGTGCAGCCGGGCGCGCTGATCGATCACGAGGGCCGCGCCACGCTCGAACCCAAGGTCATGCACGAAGCGCCGTTCGGTTCGCTGACGCCGTTTGGCGGACATAAGGGCTTCGGGCTCGCGGCCATGTGCGAGATCTTCGGCGGCGCGCTGTCGGGCGGCTTTACCACGCACTCGACCACGCTCGGCACGACTAACGCGATCATCAACTGCATGCTGTCGGTGATCGTCGATCCGGCCGCGTTCGACGCTCCCGATGCGCAAGCCGAAGCCGACGCGTTCATCGACTGGGTGAAGGCCTCGCCGCTCGCGGCGTCCGCCGACCGTATCTATGAGCCCGGCGAACCCGAACGCGTGACGCGCGCGCAGCGCGAGGCCGAGGGTATTCCCGTGGATGCGGCCACGTGGGCGCAGATTCTCGCCGCGGCGCTCGCCGTCGGAATGAGCGCGGAAGAAGCCGGCCGCTGGTCCGCGCGTCTGCAATAA
- a CDS encoding crotonase/enoyl-CoA hydratase family protein — protein sequence MNLHNHHACRPFLEAGNLSQISAYYEEGRNVMWMMLRAQPRPCFNLDLVHDILELAQAARESGLPIDFWVTGSLIPTMYNVGGDLDFFADAIRAGKRQALMSYARACVDCVHAASRGFDTGAISIAMVEGTALGGGFEAALAHHFLLAQTDARMGFPEIAFNLFPGMGGYSLVARKAGMRLAEELIGVGESHTAEWHYGKGLVDQLFEPGEAYMATRTFIDTLKPKMNGIRAMLRARQRVLQLSRAELMEITEDWVDAAFTIEEKDLAFMERLVMLQNRRTSNLRQTASAANFA from the coding sequence ATGAATCTGCATAACCATCACGCCTGCCGTCCGTTCCTCGAAGCCGGCAATCTTTCGCAAATTTCGGCTTACTACGAAGAAGGCCGCAACGTCATGTGGATGATGTTGCGGGCGCAGCCGCGTCCCTGTTTCAATCTCGATCTGGTCCATGACATCCTGGAACTCGCGCAGGCAGCACGGGAGTCGGGATTGCCGATCGATTTCTGGGTCACCGGTTCGTTGATTCCGACCATGTACAACGTCGGCGGCGATCTGGATTTCTTCGCGGATGCGATCCGCGCTGGCAAGCGTCAGGCGCTGATGTCCTATGCGCGGGCCTGTGTGGATTGCGTGCACGCGGCGTCGCGGGGATTCGACACGGGGGCGATTTCGATCGCGATGGTGGAGGGCACGGCACTTGGTGGGGGCTTCGAGGCCGCGCTGGCGCATCACTTCCTGCTTGCGCAGACCGACGCACGGATGGGCTTCCCCGAGATCGCGTTCAATCTGTTCCCGGGCATGGGCGGTTATTCACTGGTGGCGCGCAAGGCCGGCATGCGGCTCGCGGAGGAGCTGATCGGCGTCGGCGAATCGCATACGGCCGAATGGCACTACGGCAAGGGTCTGGTCGATCAGTTGTTCGAACCCGGCGAAGCCTATATGGCGACCCGTACTTTCATCGACACGCTCAAGCCGAAAATGAACGGCATCCGGGCGATGCTGCGGGCGCGTCAGCGCGTGCTGCAACTCTCGCGCGCCGAGCTGATGGAAATCACCGAGGATTGGGTCGACGCCGCCTTCACGATCGAGGAGAAGGATCTCGCCTTCATGGAGCGGCTGGTGATGCTGCAGAACCGTCGTACCTCGAACCTGCGTCAGACGGCGAGCGCTGCCAACTTCGCCTGA
- the pdeR gene encoding cyclic di-GMP phosphodiesterase — MNDDQHEQVLYAQFGTSSPCWRLSNDSNALELTPVTGDVPANVAIPLNPQQASQIRCLTGVTSHLVLDVRLFGEPLRLHLVGKKLSSNSWAGTASAYDDTESVARDLVHGLSFAEQVVSEVNSVVVIVDRHGRIQRFNRLAEELTGVKEENIVGRNVWALFMSTEDGAASSQNIAGFFNRGVSYEVERRVKTVHGERLFLFRNKFVQSGSGIDEQFLICSGTDITEERLAQERLTELANTDSLTGLANRNAIQDKIRTAIEDAAPGEAVGVLFLDLDNFKKVNDHYGHVFGDRLIRDVSAAISECLNEGDTLARLGGDEFIVLAGKGMAHELEATAQRILERMRTPFALGLVEVYTGCSIGIALYPEHGDSLESLIRSADTAMYVAKDEGKRTHRVFSPEMNRRVAEYMWLDTNLRRGLEEGQLTLHYQPKLSLATGVVQGVEALVRWNSPERGQIMPTEFIRYAEESGLIGVLGRWVMETAAKQAAKWKADGYNLRIAINVSARQLVDTAVVRHFSEALQNAKLDPCLIDLELTESCLIEDETAAIDLIKQFRQLGAQVHLDDFGTGYSSLSQLGRIPLDVIKLDRSFVRSINADKKAQALVRSMVAVAQELNFKVVAEGIETESEEVFMKGLGVDYVQGFLYGQAMPAAEFERWLQARQKLRLIA; from the coding sequence ATGAACGACGACCAACACGAGCAGGTGCTATATGCCCAGTTCGGCACAAGCAGCCCATGCTGGCGTCTGTCGAACGACAGCAACGCGCTTGAACTCACGCCCGTAACTGGCGACGTGCCGGCCAATGTCGCCATTCCGCTGAATCCTCAGCAGGCTTCGCAAATTCGCTGCCTCACTGGCGTCACCTCGCATCTTGTCCTCGACGTGCGGCTGTTCGGCGAACCGTTGCGTTTGCATCTCGTCGGTAAAAAGCTCAGCAGCAACAGCTGGGCCGGCACCGCCTCGGCCTATGACGACACCGAATCCGTCGCTCGCGATCTGGTCCACGGCCTCTCGTTCGCCGAACAGGTCGTGTCCGAAGTGAATTCGGTCGTCGTGATCGTCGACCGGCATGGTCGAATACAGCGCTTCAACCGTCTTGCCGAAGAACTCACGGGCGTCAAGGAAGAGAACATCGTTGGCCGCAACGTGTGGGCGTTGTTCATGTCCACCGAAGACGGCGCGGCCTCCAGCCAGAACATTGCGGGCTTCTTCAATCGCGGCGTGTCGTACGAGGTCGAGCGGCGCGTCAAGACAGTGCATGGCGAACGGCTGTTTCTGTTCCGCAATAAGTTCGTCCAGAGCGGCAGCGGCATCGACGAACAATTCCTGATCTGCTCGGGCACCGACATCACCGAGGAACGGCTCGCGCAGGAACGCCTCACCGAACTGGCGAACACCGACTCGCTGACCGGCCTCGCGAACCGCAACGCGATCCAGGACAAAATCCGCACCGCCATCGAAGACGCCGCCCCCGGCGAAGCAGTCGGCGTGCTGTTCCTCGATCTCGACAACTTCAAGAAGGTCAACGACCACTACGGCCACGTCTTCGGCGACCGCCTGATCCGCGACGTGTCGGCGGCCATCAGCGAGTGCCTGAACGAAGGCGATACGCTCGCGCGCCTCGGTGGCGACGAATTCATCGTGCTCGCCGGCAAGGGCATGGCGCACGAACTCGAAGCCACCGCGCAGCGCATTCTCGAACGCATGCGCACGCCGTTCGCCCTCGGGCTCGTGGAGGTCTACACGGGCTGCTCGATCGGCATCGCGCTGTATCCGGAACACGGCGACAGCCTCGAATCGCTGATCCGTTCGGCCGACACGGCCATGTACGTCGCCAAAGACGAAGGCAAACGCACGCACCGCGTGTTCTCGCCGGAAATGAACCGCCGCGTCGCCGAGTACATGTGGCTCGACACCAACCTGCGGCGCGGCCTCGAAGAAGGCCAGCTGACGCTGCACTACCAGCCGAAACTGTCGCTCGCCACCGGTGTGGTGCAGGGCGTCGAAGCGCTGGTGCGCTGGAATTCGCCGGAACGCGGGCAGATCATGCCCACCGAGTTCATCCGTTACGCGGAAGAGTCCGGGCTGATCGGCGTGCTGGGCCGCTGGGTCATGGAAACGGCCGCGAAACAGGCCGCCAAATGGAAGGCGGACGGCTACAACCTGCGCATCGCGATCAATGTGTCGGCGCGGCAACTGGTCGATACGGCCGTGGTCCGCCATTTCAGCGAGGCGCTGCAGAACGCCAAGCTCGACCCGTGCCTGATCGATCTCGAACTGACCGAGAGCTGCCTGATTGAAGACGAAACGGCCGCGATCGATCTGATCAAGCAGTTCCGCCAGCTCGGCGCGCAGGTTCATCTGGACGATTTCGGCACGGGTTATTCGTCGCTCTCGCAGCTCGGCCGGATTCCGCTCGATGTCATCAAGCTCGACCGCAGCTTCGTGCGCTCGATCAACGCCGACAAAAAAGCGCAGGCACTGGTGCGCTCCATGGTGGCCGTCGCGCAAGAGTTGAATTTCAAGGTGGTCGCCGAAGGGATTGAGACCGAGTCGGAAGAAGTGTTCATGAAGGGCTTGGGCGTGGATTACGTGCAGGGCTTCCTGTACGGCCAGGCCATGCCGGCGGCTGAATTCGAGCGCTGGTTGCAGGCTAGACAGAAGCTCAGGCTGATTGCCTGA